The following is a genomic window from Asterias amurensis chromosome 8, ASM3211899v1.
GTTTATAAATTTTAACATAAACCTTGCCAATTATTCCATTCGCAGATTTTCCAGCTTAAAAACGCGAGAtcacatttgtttatttatttgtttgtttgtttgtttatttgtttgtttgttttctggctggctggctggctggctggctggctggctggctggattTCAAACTATCGTATTTTAATGTTCTTAAAGATCCTTTTTGTGTGTTGTTTGCTGGCGAATGAAATAtgaagaaaataacttttttttaatacttataACATAGTTATATCAGTACCAATCCTCCGAAGTCGAGAATAGCCTCGTTTTGTAAACCACCAAAAACCATCGCTGCTTATTATCGATATTAAGAAAACCTACAAAGTTAACGTGTGGAAACACAACTATATAAAAAATCCACACACGGTTCAATAAACATCCCCCACCACAACAGTgactatacaaacaaaatgacgtCACCGTTGTCATAACCCGATCACTGCAGTTTTCTAGTAAACTGGAAGATTTGGGGAATAATTTGTTCCCCTTTGCTTGAACACCGGAAGTGATGAGGTAATGTTAAGTATTACCCCCAATATCCTATGAGTAATATTAGTTCCTGGTTCTCTATGGAGTAACAAAGGATGTTGGTTTGGCGAGAGGTGGAACATTTCTCTATAAATACAGCCATGGTATCCTCTACCTCATCATTAAACCTCGCTGAACTGAGAGACAACGTCTGAAAACACAAAGCCGAACAGAGACTCtctgcaaacttgaactccacTCTGCAAACCTAACTTCATTACCATACAACACGAGAGGTAagacttgtttatttatttatactatttatttattactatttGTACTTTAACTCAGGCTGTGAATTACCGATGGGAGCCAAAGGCGTTGAACCATCTAAGCCTCTGTTTAGGTGAATTTGAATGGAAcaattgttaaagccattggacactttcggtaaacagtattgtctaaaggccaacacttcgtgtatcacaacttatatataaaaataacaaacctgtgaaaatttaggctcaatcggtcatcggagtcgggagaataTAACGggtaaacccacccttgtttccgcacgtttcgccgtgtcatgtgttcaaaataaatccgtgattctcgatatcgagaattgataattgttttaatgttttctcaaaaagtaaagcatttcattaaataatatttcaagagaagtctttcatcattaccttaagttatttgtaaatctgcgaacttttttgtcctgttctgaaagtgtcaaatggctttaagttcTACTGTTGTAGTCAGAGAAGCTTAAAACTTCCAAATTGGACTGCAAGGTCTATCTCGTGTACACTAAACTAAGAAAATACTTGAAGCAAACACCAACAATTTTCGGTTTTAAATTGTAAGAAACATTTGCAAGCTTTTGTTTGATACACCGTGACCATAAGatttcaactttgatgacaagcAATACAATCTTTTTAAAACTCGTGCACACTCTAAACATTTCTAGTTGCAAACACCAAACAGTTTCTGGtgttaaaattacaaaaacctTTCGTAAGCTTGATTTATACACAATGGATGTTATGTGTTCAGTCAGACAAGATTTTAACTTTTATGAAAAGGCCTTATACAATATTTAACCCGGGTACACTAAAATTGCCTGAAGCAAACACAATAGCTTTTGGTTTTAGAACTGGATGAAACAATTTGCAATTTGCAAGTTTTGTTCATGCGATCATGCgattccaataaaatgaaatgaatgcaataaaattatcaaaaatattttgaatgtgGGGAATAATATATGGACTGCGTTTTAATCCTCAGTGTGACGTCACTTTCAAGtgtttctttgttgtttatttttcaaacaGAAACTCCACCGAAATCCAAAATGATGAAGATCGCAGCATCACTGGCTATCGCTGTCATTTGCGCAACGCTGTTTGTAGCAACAGATGCCGCCAACGATGGATATTCAGGTAATTATATGACTCCACAAAACAGCTTCATAGACCCGCTATCCCAAGCGACTTGAAGGTGAGACCACGCACCGAGGGGCACTCGACTCGCGCGAGTGGTCTCACCTTTCAGTCACTTTGGATTGCGGCTACCCTACACTGGGAGAAAATTCCAGTTTGGACCCCACATACTGAAATTCGAAACATGAAAGTTGGGAAGTTTAGTTCAACAGAGGGTGCTATCAAACGCAATAACTACACATAGCACGCAACTCATTGCAAAAATTTCATTATTGACAACTAATCCATAAATTTCTGTAACTCAATTTCCTATTCCCTTTAAATTGTTGGTATGTAAGCCGTTCAGCTTTTGAATTAGGCTCATTCAAAAGTAAAAACGTTCACTGAGCAAGTCGACTGGCCTTACTCCATCTTGGGAGAACAGCACTAtctcaattttgtttatagCAAAATGGGGCATTTTTAGACCAAAATGCTCCAAGTCATCTTAAAGTCATGACCACACTTTGTGATGTGCACCACAagtcggccatctgggtcacgacaAAATGGTGTAAAAACGATCATtctgcatgacatcgattcaacaaaataaatcaacgaaaactccaaacgggaatttagtttttttatttctcattaatgacattaattttaagacagaaatatttcaagggatattttccactatcatcatcatcatcgtcatttTTTCTGATCAATtctttaatgttcctttaattttacaGATTTATGTTCAACTCTCCGGACAAGGGGTTTCACGAGGCTCTTCACTTGTGCAACCCAGACCGACGTATGCACGCATACACGGTACGAATGTGACTCCGTTATTGACTGCCCAGACTTTTCGGATGAGGACCATTGCGTAGTTCAGCATGCAGGTAAGTGTTTTACTAATCTTGGTTTCAAGCCTGTTTTTGGTCGTCCGTGATAAagttaccaatagagggcgctgatTGGAGACTTTTAGAACGCAAGGTGGCAACTTTTGTACAAACTTATTCTGATAACGCCCTCTCGTAACCATCCTCATTCAGCctatgttaatttcccatgtAGGGAACAGAATCTTTGGGGAACAGATTTACCTAAGAATCCGGTGTTAGAGATGGTGTTACACTCCAGAACTATGGGCTACATTATACACAAGCACGATATGTTTACACTAAACTCAACTACCTTGCTCACAATCGTGCATAATTCACCAAAGGGGTGTTGTTTTAAATAGAtgctaaatttgcattggggataagaaaatactaatttttgttttttaaccaatCGATGTGTgcttagcactgtatactcagtacttacccgagttctgtgaaaaaatatcacaggcatattactcggatgggattcgaacccacgatctttgcaattctagagcagtgtcaaaaAGTTGTTGCGGTTGTTTTTGTTGGAGTGCTTGTTGTTTATAGTTGCCTGTTTTTCAGTTTAATATAATGTCTCTGTTTCTTTCTAATAATGTGCTTATTCTATTTCAATCACTTATAGCAAGCTGCATGAGCGATTTTAATGGCAAGAACGCATCAAACAACCAGCCTCTTGAGATGTTCCGCTGCGATGATGGTATGTGTATCTTAGGATGCTACCAATGTGACAATACACAAGACTGTGTGGATGGATCGGACGAACGTGGATGCACCGAGAACCACATTAGACCGCCATGTTATTAGGAGATTTACCCCCTCAACGATAACCCCGAATGAAACTTTACACTAAATAACActaaatgtagcctgaacatctgacgtcaccaGTCatctaatttacccagtcagtttcccatgtGTGGTATATAACTTTGTTTATATCCGTGTGAATGAGCTTATATTGCGTTTGACCAATAGATACCGTCTTTTCCTGTACATCTTAGGCCGTGTTTCGGCAATGTTTATGACGTGTCCAGATTGCTGTATTCAGTCAAAAGCTCCAGCCACGTCAAAAGTCACTTACTGGACACCTTGGTCAAATGCTTTAAGATTTTGTTCAATGCAGAAACATGCAGTTGGGCACTTATAACGTGGTTCATCACCAGCCTTGCCGCTGCCAACATGAATGTTAGTTTTACCAatttcaaaacaacaaaacacagtgtccacagatttatattaaacttacacggtttaaagaaaatgatagcagaaagcttcccttaaaatattacttgctaaagtgctgtagttttttagcactgagtaaaacagtttcacgaaaataatgttcgtctcagtgaggtgaaaatgattttagcatgtacagcGGGTTTACGCGACGCTCTGTAAACATTGcactgtgattttcaccttttccCAACAAAAATGTATGATTAATGAAGCTTCAACTTACAGGTGAACTATATTACTACATCTTCATTCAGAGTAATTAGGGATTTATGTCATTGCCAAAAACTTgatatacaaaaggtatcaaaagcTTTTCGGTGGAAACTTTAAAACACAATTAttgttttcctttatttttGTGGAGGTATTGGAGTTGTAAATGGAGGTTcacagtattttattttatttatgttttatcaATGTGTCATGTGTCGTtatgtaaataaatacaaaaattatttttaaatacgtgaatattattgtcaaaaatTATGTGTGTATTTGTGTATCTATCATTGTGATTGTTTTGTGTAGGTCTAGTACATTCATTTCTACTTCGCCAATAAgagactttctgggacgataggtggcagcagacttaccgggtaaagccattgttcttAGAATTATGCGCtattcagaactacgtaaacaatggaaatttagcCAGTgactctgctgccacctagcaagttggaaagtctcccattggaagATAACCAACTGATATTGTGAGAAATTTTTCAAATCATCGAAAAACATTTCTTAGACCAGATTAACGTTTTTAACTATTCCCAAAACTTCAAAACTCTCACTCTCAAAATAAATGGGAGCAAAGAtagtagaagaaaacaaaacttgataaGGTGCTCCGAGTTAAGACACATCAACATTTCCCCAAATTTGCTGTGGCAAAAGATTAAAAAGTAATTTCGTTAACACATTTGGTATGGGATAAACTTGTGATTATTTTGGGTAGGTCTAGTACCCTCATTTCTAATTCGCTAATTGGAAGATAACCTTATTGTGAAAATAATCAAATCATCGAGAAACACTTCTTTAACCAATTCCCCAAACTTCCAAACTCTCACTTTCAAGATGAATGGGAGCAAAGACAGTCGAAGAAAAGAAAACTTGATAGGACGCCTTTTATGATgatgatgcaaaaaaaaaacgaatttTATCTTTCAACTTTTCCATCAACATTTCCCCAAATTTTGCTACGGCAAAAGAGTAACTTCGTTAACACATTTGATATGGGGTATaaattacatttttaatttGGAAGTGAAGCCAACAGCTGTTGGCCTAAGCGACAACCGTTTACAGATCTGGTGTGGCGGGAGATTCTGTGTTCCCCCGCCCAACATCCGTGTGCTGATTTTGAAAGTTAAACCATTTTGTGATGCCcaatttttcattattttgttttaagttttcgGGGCTGATATTTCATTCAAAACGATGCTTCACCCCTTTTCCTATAACCATGGCAACCACTCTGTCATCGCGTCGTTtcttgcaggttttttttttatagcccaTGATTTGTACCGCACATGTACATGGGTACATGTTCCCATCAACTctttattcaattcaaaaaataaattcagaaatgtttttttttaaacatgtattgCAGTTAAAAAAATGAACTGCACATGCAAAgatcaaataattatgttaaaaatACATCAAACCGAAATTAACAAATTGCGTTGCGTCTTTATAATGTGTAGGCCTCATTCAGATTTGACATCCATGAACTCAAACTGCTATTAAACAGGTCTccacaagccccccccccccacccccaagcATTTTTCTATGTTGAGGATGTAGATTTTTTGCAGAAAAAATAGGCCCGAAAGGCTACGTCTTACGGGGACACCATTAACCGCAACCTTTGGCAAGCACATTCTATTCCAACAAATATAGGCTCAGCCTACTCACAGTGTAAGCGAACTCTTTGCGTCTCGATACAGCCTTATTTAAAACTTGACATCCACAAAATGCTTTTCAACAGAAATAACCTTTCCATGGCATGACAAACAGCTCACCAAAATAGAAGTTCACAATTTCCCAATATGTTTTTTCCCTGCGTCATTAAACGGGGCACCATATTGACTTTATTGCAACCAATCCGAACAACAACAACTTAAATATGGACTCACAGTGTAGGCTATAATATTGTGAGGTTTTCCCAGAACATTCATGACAAAAGATCATAACTAGACAAGTTGTTTACGATGTAAGGGCCCCACGCTGTGATTGATGGGTCGACCTATTGAAGCTTGACTTGACAATTAAACTATAACCCGTGAACAAATTCGTTTCAAAATTTGGAAACATTTGTTGTAGATATCGCCGCAAATCTGTGGCGGTTATGCCATGCAGAAAGAATGTTCAGTAACTGGAatacacaatgtgagaaacgtttcatgcagaacCTTTCTCAGATTGACAATCTTTCTGaatctctttctctaaaactacactcCGTTTCTCCAAATATTACACAATCAACAGCGGCAgcgcttcttaccaagtaagattttattgATCTTTAAATTTGTCAGTAATGAAAAATAATTGTGCGATTTATGTGCGCGTTCTTTGAAGTAAAATAAACTAGTTTTCTGTTACTTTGCCGATACCAATGTGCATTGTTATAAAGGTTTGTAATATAGCCATTACAGAATGTTGTTTTATATTACTATAGATTCATTGTGAAAAAATTTGTTTCGTTTCTTGATTACCCTTTTGCTTTTTCTGTGAGTCTTCTTCCTCTCTTcctcacaaataatttgacagCGGAGTCTAACACATATTTACCCACTGTACGTCTTTCACAGATAATTTACAACACATTACTTTATAATACTACATCACAAAAAAACTCACTAACAACCAATTTGATCCTCTGTTTAGCCCGCGTTTTGCGCACATCCATATAAGGCATGTAGGCCTAATCGTTATAAGAGAGTGTGTATGGGTCTTTCTTTCCCTTGGGAAACAAAAGCCGTAGACCTACAATGAAATGACCTTTAAACAAACTAATAAAAAATTGAACTtacttgtgtttgtttgtttgtttgtttgtttgtttgtttgtttacgttTGCAATTGCTTACGTCACGATAGGTCAAACGATATACATTTATCATGACgcttttaaaaagttgtttgtaaTCATGACACATGTCTACTGAAATGGAGAAATACAACAAGTTCATTCTGATTCATTTTTTACGACACAGTTTGCAACAGTTTAAACAC
Proteins encoded in this region:
- the LOC139940772 gene encoding low-density lipoprotein receptor-related protein 12-like, with protein sequence MMKIAASLAIAVICATLFVATDAANDGYSDLCSTLRTRGFTRLFTCATQTDVCTHTRYECDSVIDCPDFSDEDHCVVQHAASCMSDFNGKNASNNQPLEMFRCDDGMCILGCYQCDNTQDCVDGSDERGCTENHIRPPCY